Below is a window of Bordetella genomosp. 9 DNA.
GCCCGGCGGCTGAAGCTCGATCACGTGCTGGACCACCTGGTGGTCGACATATCCGGCGGCCAGAAGAAGCTGCTGGAGATCGGCCGCGCGCTGATGGCCGAGCCGCGCATGCTGTTGCTGGACGAACCCATGGCGGGGGTCAATCCCACGCTGGCCCGCGAGATCGCCGAGCAGCTTGCCCGCCTGCGCGAGGACGGCCTGACCGTGCTGCTGATCGAGCATGACCTGGAGCTGGTGCGGCTGCTGTGCGACGACGTCGTGGTCATGGCCGAAGGCGCTTTCCTGACGCGCGGAGGCTATGACGACGTGATCGCCAATCCCGCGGTACAGGACGCCTATCTGGGCCGCCGGCACGCGGCGAGGGCGGCGCAATGACGGCGGCGAACACGGTGACGACCAACACGGCGACGACGAACGCGGCGGCGGCCCCCTTGCTGCGCGTGCGCGGCCTGGCCGGCGGCTACACGCCCACCGATCGCGTGGTCAAGGGCGTGGACCTGGATATCGCGCCGGGCGAGCTGGTCGTGGTGGTGGGACCCAACGGCGCCGGCAAGTCCACCTTGCTGAAACTGATCGCCGGCCTGCACCACATGGCCGAAGGCAGCATCGAGCTGGAAGACCGTCCCCTGGCGGTGCAGACGCCGCTGGCCCGCGCGCGCGCCGGCATCGGCTTCGTGCCACAGGAAAACAATGTCTTCGGCGGCCTGACGGTGCGCGAAAACCTGGAAATGGGCGCCTACCTGCACGGCGGCGGCGAAGAAGCCCGCATCGACGCCATGTACCAGCGCTTTCCCGTGCTGCGCGACAAGCGGCGCGCGGCGGCCGGCACGCTGTCCGGCGGCCAGCGGCAGGTCGTCGCCATGGCCATGGCGCTGATGGGCGAGCCCCGCATGCTGCTGCTGGACGAACCGTCCGCGGGCCTGTCGCCCGCCGCCTGCGAGGTCCTGTTCGACACCGTGCGCGAACTGGCCGACGGCGGGCTGACCATCCTGATGATCGAACAGAACGCGCTGGCCGCGCTGGATATCGCCGATCGCGGCATCGTCATGGTCAGCGGCGCCAAGCGCGCCGACCGCGCCGCGCGCGACCTGGCCGCTGACCCGGAAACCCGCCGCATGTTCCTGGGCGGCGCCGACCAACATCACCCGTCAGATCGCTGACATTCAGAGCTTCGAGGATCTCCGCCATGTCCAACCTTCCGTACCGCCGCCGTTTCCTGAAACTGGCCGCCGCCGGCGCCGCGCTGGGCGCGCAGCCCTATATCCTGCGCGGCGCCTACGCGCAGGCCACGGACCCCATCATGCTGGGCGCGCTCTCGCCGCTGTCGGGCTCGGGCGCGCAATACGGGCCGCCGATGCAGCAGGCCATCGCCGCCGTGGTCGACGAAGTGAATGCCGCCGGCGGCGTGCTGGGGCGGCAGATCAAGCTGGTGCGCGAGGACTGCCAGACCAACCCCGAGGCCGCGGTGCGCGCGGCGCGCAAGCTGATCGACGTCGACAAGGTCGTGGCCATCATCGGCGTCTGGTCGTCGCCCGTCACGCAGGCCGTGGCGCCCTTGTGCTGGGAAAGCAGGACGGTGATCGCCTGCGCGTCGGGCGCCGACAACCTGACGCACCTGCCGCACCAGGGCTACCTGTTCCGCACCCAGCCGACGACGACGCTGCAGGGCCGCAAGTTCGGCGAGTTCGCGCTGGCGCAGGGCGCCCGCAAGGTGGTCTACCTGTCGCCGCAGACGCCTTTCGTGCAGTCCATGACGGAGAACATGGCCAAGGCGATGGCCGCCGCCGGCGGCACGGTCACGACCGTCGTGTACGAAGACAAGAAGGCCAGCTACCGCACCGAAGTGGACAAGGCGCTGGCCAGCAAACCCGACATGCTGGTGCTGGGCGGCTACGTGGCCGACACCTCGGTGCTGGTGAAGGACCTGTACCGCGCCGGTTATCAGGGCAAGATGCTGTCGTACGCCTATACGGTCAACAAACAGCTGATCGAATCGGTGCCCAAGGACACGGTGGAAGGCATCTTCACCATCGCGCCTTCGCCGGCGGCGGACGGCACCGCGTACGCGCGCCTGAAGAAGATCGTGAATTCCGACAGCCCCGATCCCTACACCGCGCAGTCCTATGACCATGCGAACCTGGTCATCATGGCGATGGCGCAGGCCAGGGCGGCGTCCGGCGCGGCCATCAAGGACGCGATACGCAAGCTGACGGCCGATGGCGGCCAGCGGGTGGACAACGCGGCGGCCGGCATCAAGATCCTGGCTGGCGGCGGCAGCATCGACTACGTCGGCGCCAGCGGCCCTTGCCGTTTCACCGATATCGGCGACGTCGCCGAGGCCAGCTTCCGCTACGAGCAGGTCAAGGACGGCAAACCCGTGCTGCTGAAGATCGCTTGAAGGACCACCCGTGACGGAGCTGTTGCAAGCGCTGGCGAATGGGATCATCGCCGGCGCCACCATCGCCTTGCCCGCGGTAGGCCTGTCCATGATGTACGCGGTGCTGCGGTTTCCCAATTTCGCGGTGGCCGGGGTGGCCAGCGTCGGCGCCTACCTGGCCTACCTGGCCAACGTGCGCGCCGGGCTGCCGCCGGTCGCGACCATACCGGTGGCCTTCGCCGGCGCCGGCCTGGTAGGCCTGGCATGCGACTGGATAGGCATGCGGCGCCTGCGGCGCGTGCCGTCGTCCGATGGCGGCCTGACCGTGGCCATCGTGTCGATCGCCATCATGCTGGCGCTCGAGGCGATTCTGCGCTTCGCCTTCGGCAATGACCTGCGCAGCTTCGACGTGCCCATCATGCGCGACGTGAGCGTCGGCGGCATCCGGGTCAGTCCGCAGCAGTTCGCCAACCTGGGAATTGCCGTGGCCGTGACGGCCTGCCTGTTCCTGTACTTCCGCTATACGCGCATGGGCAAGGCAATGCGCGCCGTGGCCGACAATCCGACGCTGGCCCGCCTGAAGGGCATCGACCCGGACATCATCGCGGGGCTGACCATCTTCCTGGGCATGGGACTGGCTGGCGTGGGAGGCGCCTTGCTGGGCATCGACACCAGCATCGACCCGCTGACGGGCAGCCGCTTCCTGCTGACCTTCTTCGCGGCCAGCGTGCTGGGCGGCCTGGCCAGTCCGGCGGGCGCGGTGATCGGCGCGGTGGCGATAGGCGTGGCCGAGGAGGTCGCGCTGATCTGGCTGCCACCGACCTATCGCAGCGCGGTGGGCTTCGTGGCCATCTTCGTCTTCCTGACTTTCCGACCGCAGGGCCTGATGGGCCGGCGCTGAGGCACAGCCATGCTTTCCTATCTGGCGTTCTCTCTTACATTGGCGGCCGTGTACTGCCTGCTGGCCCTGGGCCTGACGGTGATCTGGGGCTACACCGGCATGGTCAACCTGGGCATCGTCGGCTTTTTCGCCGTGGGCGCGTATGCGTCGGCCATCGTCACCACGCAGCTGGGCTGGCCCATCCTGGCGGGCTGGATCCTGGGCGCGCTGGCCGCCGGCGCGGCGGGCGTGGTGATGACGTACGCGACGCGCGGGCTGCGCGGCGATTACCTGGCCATCGTGACGCTGGGCTTCGCCGAAACGGTGCGCCTGGTGGCGCTGAACGAGAACTGGCTGACCAAGGGGGCGGAAGGTATTCCCGGCATACCGGGCCCGATGAAGGCCGAACTGGGGCCATGGTTCAACACCGCGTATCTGCTGGTGGCCTGGCTGATCGCCGCGCTGGCCGCCTGGCTGCTGGCGCGGATCGCCGCGAGTCCCTACGGCCGCGTGCTGCGCGCCATCCGCGACGATGACGTGGTCGCGCTGGTCGCCGGCAAGAACGTGCCGCGCTACAAGGTGGCGGCGTTCGCCATCGGCACCGCGCTGGCCGGCCTGGCCGGCGCCTTGTATGCGCATTTCACTTCCTACATCGCGCCCGACCTCGTCGCGCCCTTGCTGACCATCTACGTGTTCCTGGCAGCGACGGCCGGCGGGAACGCCCGGCCCATGGGCGCGGTGGTGGGCGCGCTGCTGGTCATGGCCTTGCTCGAAGGCACGCGCATGCTGGCGGCGTTCACGTCGGCGTTGTCGGCGGTGCAGGCCGCGGCCCTGCGCGATTTCATCATCGCCGCCGCGCTGGTCGCCATCCTGCAGGTGCGCCCGCAGGGCATCCTGCCCGAACGCATACGGCCGGCGGGCGCCGACGGCCATCGTCCCAAGCACTCATAGGTAACCATATGGAGTCCGGAATGGAATCGAGAGCATTGGAATTACTGCATCAATCGTGCACCGCGGCCGCGGTGCGAGGCGGGCGCGAAGGGTTGTTTCGCGGCATCGACCAGGCGCTGGGCGAACTGGTGGGGCACAAGCTGTTCACTATCCTGTACACCTCGCCGGACGCGCAGCAGGTGATCCGCCTGTACAGCAATCAACCGGAGGCCTATCCGGTCAGCGGGGCAAAGAAGATGGGGCCCACGCCATGGGGCGACCTGGTCATCACGCGCGGCCAGCCGTATATCGGCAATACCGAGGACGACATCAAGTGGGCGTTCTTCGACCACGAACTGATCAAATCGCTGGGTTGCGACTCGGTGCTGAACGTGCCCGTGGTGATCGAGGGCCGGACGCTGGGCACCTTGAACCTGCTGCACCAGGCCGGATGGTACGAGGACCGGCACGTGCCCATCGCCACGCCGTTCGCCTACCTGCTGGCGCCGCTGTTCGAGGCGGTGCGGCGCGACGCCGGCGCGTGACCGGGCGGGTCAGGGCGTCGACCTGAATGGACGCCGGAGCGCCTGACGCCGGGGGCGGGGAAACGCGCCCCTGCGACGCCGGCCTACTGCATCGACAGGTTTTCCTCCAGCGGTTCCTGACGGCTCTGCATATGCCAGAGCGTGGCGAACAATCCGCCACGCTCGCGCAGCACGTCGGGCGGGCCGTCTTCCACCAGGCGGCCCTCGTCCAGCACGATGATGCGGTCGAAGGACGACAGCGTCGACAGGCGGTGCGCGACAGCCAGCACCGTGCGGTTGCGCATCAGGCCGTTCAAGGCCTGCTGCACGCGCACCTCCGACCGGCTGTCCAGCGCCGACGTGGCTTCGTCCAGCAGCAGGATGGGCGCGTCTTTCAGGAAGGCCCGCGCCATGGACAGGCGCTGGCGCTGTCCGCCCGATAGCGAGGCGCCGCGTTCGACCAGCAGCGTCTGGTAGCCATCCGGCAACCGGTCGATGAATTCGTCGCAGTGCGCCAGCCGGGCCGCTTCGTAGACCTCTTCGTCGGTCGCATCCGGCCGGCCATAGCGGATGTTCTCCATAATGGTGCGGCGAAACAAGGGCAGATCCTGCGGCACCACCGCGATGGCCCCGCGCAGGCTGTCACGCGTCAGCCCGTCCACGGGCTGGCCGTCCAGCCGGATGCTGCCGCGGCTGACGTCGTCCAGGCGCTGCAAGAGGTTCAGCAGGGTGGACTTGCCGGCGCCGGATGCGCCGACCACGCCGACCTTCTGCCCGCCGGGAATGCACAGGTCCAGGCCGTGGAAAACCTGGTGGCCGTCCGGGTAGGCGTAGTGGACATCATGCAGTTCGATCCGGCCGCCGCGCGGTTGGTAGACGCGCGCGTCTGGCAGGTCCTTCATGCCGTGCGGCTGCGCCACTACGCCCAGCATCTCGCCGATCACGCCGAACTGTTGCGCGGTGCCCACCAGGGCCAGGGCCAGGTCGCGCGAACCGTGCAGGATGCGAAAGGCCAGGGCGCTGACGACCACCACGTCGCCCGTCGTCATGACGTCGCGGCGCCAGGCGTACAAGGCCCAGAACAGCATCGACCCGGCCATGACCCACAGGCAGATATCGTGCAGCACGCGGGCCTTCTCCAGGTACATCCAGCTGCGGCGCTGCGCGTGGGCCTCCTGCTCGACCTGCCACTTCAGGCGGTCATGTTCCTGCCGGTGCGCGGTGAATGCCTGCACCGTCCAGATATTCGATACCGTATCGATGATTTCGCCGCCCACCCGCGACGCGTGCATGCCATAGGTTTCGTGCAACTTGCGGCCGCGTATGCCGAACAGCACGATCACCAGGGCCACGGTCGCCACGAATAGCGTCAGCGCCATGGCCAGTTTCCAGTCTATGGTCAGCAGCACCACCGTCGCGCCGATGAACTCCACGCAGGGCGGCGTCACGTTCCAGGTCATGGTTCCGTAGATGGAGGCGCTGGCCGTCGCCGTGGCCGATATGCGATTGCCCAGCGCGCCCGTCAAGTGGCGCCTGAAGAAGGGCAGGGAGTGTCCGGTCAGGTGATCGAATAGATCGATGCGCATGTCGGCGCAGGACGCCACGATGGTGCGGCAACCCAGCCAACCGGCCGACCGCCACAAGGTGCTTTCCACGCCGATCAGCACCAGGAAGAAAACCAGCGGATGCCAGATATCCGCGCGAGCCCGGTCGGGTTCGGCCATGGCGTCGACGATCAGCTTCATGCCGTATTGAACGGCGACGGCGCAGCTCGCCGCGCTGACGATCAGCAACGCGAGACAGGCGAAGCTGCCCGGCCTGGCCTTGACGTAATGGAACAGGAAGGGAAGCGGACGGGAGGGAATGGGCCGGGCGGACATGGCGAAGGGCATCGATCAATGCGCGCGCTTGGAGGCCTCGACAGGGACGGGGACGGGCGCTTCGGATAGCTCGCGGAAGCGGCGCTGTTGCCGGAACAGCTCGGTGGCCGTCGCCATATCGACGGGGCGGCGTCCCTCGGCATCGGCGAAGCCGAGCAACCCGGTCGGACAGTGCCTGTCGTCCTCCCAGCCGGGATAGTCGGTGATCGGATACAGGCAGATGCCCAGGATGGGCAGACCCTGCGCCATCGCGGCCGCCGTTTCGTCGCAGACATAGCGCAGCCAGCCCGCGCGCCGTTCGCCTTCGGCGCCGGTTTCGGCGATCAGGATGGGTCGTTCGTAGCGTGCGTGGACCCGCGCCAGCATGTCGCGCAGGGGCAGGTAGCCCGGCGTGTCGCGATGGATGGTCGGCCCGTTCAGATACCACTGGTTGTGCGGATAGAAGTTGACGCCGATGATGTCCAGGTACTCGGTCGCGCCGCCGAGCTCCGGCGCCATGCTGCCGCGCACCATGTCCCATCCCTGGTACTGGGCCAGCGTACAGTGGTGGGCGGCGGCGCGATCCTCCGGCGTGGCCGTCGCGACGCGGATCATGGGGTCCGCCAGGACGAAGCGGGCGCGGACATCGACCTGCCGGATGGCTTCGATCGCCGCCACGGTGCAGGCCGCGAGTTGGCGTTTGAGCTCATCGCCGCGGCCCGTTCCGCAAGGCGCGAAGTGGTTCATTTCGCCGCCTGCCCAGGCCCAGTAGGACAACTCGTTCACCGGGCAGTAGAAGGGCGTGCCCGGGCAGCGTTCGCGTATCAGGGCGGCGGCCCGCGCGGCATAGCGGGCGAAACGCTGCGGAAACCCCGGGCTCCAGATATCGAGGTGTTCGGGCCAACCGTAATGGCACAGGTCCCATATGACCTGCGTTCCGCCGCGCACGGCGGCATCGATCTGGCCGACAGCGCTGGTCCAGTCGAAGCTGCCGTCCTCCCGTTCGATGCGGTGCCAGCGCAGGCCGTCGCGCACGGTCCGGATGCCGCAGGCGGACAGCGCCTGGAAGTCGGCCAGCGCGTGGCGCGCATGACCGGTACTTTCCAGCAGGTCCAGGCGCCGGCCGTCCGGAAACTTCAGCGTCGAGCACTCGAATCCGCCTTGCAGGAAACTGCGAAAAACAGCCGTCATCGGTCCGCCCCCGTCATGCTACCGCCTGGGCCGCCAGCGCCGGCCCGGCGCGATGTTCGGCCTCGATGCGCCCATACG
It encodes the following:
- a CDS encoding ABC transporter ATP-binding protein; the protein is MTTNTATTNAAAAPLLRVRGLAGGYTPTDRVVKGVDLDIAPGELVVVVGPNGAGKSTLLKLIAGLHHMAEGSIELEDRPLAVQTPLARARAGIGFVPQENNVFGGLTVRENLEMGAYLHGGGEEARIDAMYQRFPVLRDKRRAAAGTLSGGQRQVVAMAMALMGEPRMLLLDEPSAGLSPAACEVLFDTVRELADGGLTILMIEQNALAALDIADRGIVMVSGAKRADRAARDLAADPETRRMFLGGADQHHPSDR
- a CDS encoding ABC transporter substrate-binding protein codes for the protein MSNLPYRRRFLKLAAAGAALGAQPYILRGAYAQATDPIMLGALSPLSGSGAQYGPPMQQAIAAVVDEVNAAGGVLGRQIKLVREDCQTNPEAAVRAARKLIDVDKVVAIIGVWSSPVTQAVAPLCWESRTVIACASGADNLTHLPHQGYLFRTQPTTTLQGRKFGEFALAQGARKVVYLSPQTPFVQSMTENMAKAMAAAGGTVTTVVYEDKKASYRTEVDKALASKPDMLVLGGYVADTSVLVKDLYRAGYQGKMLSYAYTVNKQLIESVPKDTVEGIFTIAPSPAADGTAYARLKKIVNSDSPDPYTAQSYDHANLVIMAMAQARAASGAAIKDAIRKLTADGGQRVDNAAAGIKILAGGGSIDYVGASGPCRFTDIGDVAEASFRYEQVKDGKPVLLKIA
- a CDS encoding branched-chain amino acid ABC transporter permease; this encodes MTELLQALANGIIAGATIALPAVGLSMMYAVLRFPNFAVAGVASVGAYLAYLANVRAGLPPVATIPVAFAGAGLVGLACDWIGMRRLRRVPSSDGGLTVAIVSIAIMLALEAILRFAFGNDLRSFDVPIMRDVSVGGIRVSPQQFANLGIAVAVTACLFLYFRYTRMGKAMRAVADNPTLARLKGIDPDIIAGLTIFLGMGLAGVGGALLGIDTSIDPLTGSRFLLTFFAASVLGGLASPAGAVIGAVAIGVAEEVALIWLPPTYRSAVGFVAIFVFLTFRPQGLMGRR
- a CDS encoding branched-chain amino acid ABC transporter permease, yielding MLSYLAFSLTLAAVYCLLALGLTVIWGYTGMVNLGIVGFFAVGAYASAIVTTQLGWPILAGWILGALAAGAAGVVMTYATRGLRGDYLAIVTLGFAETVRLVALNENWLTKGAEGIPGIPGPMKAELGPWFNTAYLLVAWLIAALAAWLLARIAASPYGRVLRAIRDDDVVALVAGKNVPRYKVAAFAIGTALAGLAGALYAHFTSYIAPDLVAPLLTIYVFLAATAGGNARPMGAVVGALLVMALLEGTRMLAAFTSALSAVQAAALRDFIIAAALVAILQVRPQGILPERIRPAGADGHRPKHS
- a CDS encoding GAF domain-containing protein — its product is MESRALELLHQSCTAAAVRGGREGLFRGIDQALGELVGHKLFTILYTSPDAQQVIRLYSNQPEAYPVSGAKKMGPTPWGDLVITRGQPYIGNTEDDIKWAFFDHELIKSLGCDSVLNVPVVIEGRTLGTLNLLHQAGWYEDRHVPIATPFAYLLAPLFEAVRRDAGA
- a CDS encoding ABC transporter ATP-binding protein, encoding MPFAMSARPIPSRPLPFLFHYVKARPGSFACLALLIVSAASCAVAVQYGMKLIVDAMAEPDRARADIWHPLVFFLVLIGVESTLWRSAGWLGCRTIVASCADMRIDLFDHLTGHSLPFFRRHLTGALGNRISATATASASIYGTMTWNVTPPCVEFIGATVVLLTIDWKLAMALTLFVATVALVIVLFGIRGRKLHETYGMHASRVGGEIIDTVSNIWTVQAFTAHRQEHDRLKWQVEQEAHAQRRSWMYLEKARVLHDICLWVMAGSMLFWALYAWRRDVMTTGDVVVVSALAFRILHGSRDLALALVGTAQQFGVIGEMLGVVAQPHGMKDLPDARVYQPRGGRIELHDVHYAYPDGHQVFHGLDLCIPGGQKVGVVGASGAGKSTLLNLLQRLDDVSRGSIRLDGQPVDGLTRDSLRGAIAVVPQDLPLFRRTIMENIRYGRPDATDEEVYEAARLAHCDEFIDRLPDGYQTLLVERGASLSGGQRQRLSMARAFLKDAPILLLDEATSALDSRSEVRVQQALNGLMRNRTVLAVAHRLSTLSSFDRIIVLDEGRLVEDGPPDVLRERGGLFATLWHMQSRQEPLEENLSMQ
- a CDS encoding beta-glucosidase; the protein is MTAVFRSFLQGGFECSTLKFPDGRRLDLLESTGHARHALADFQALSACGIRTVRDGLRWHRIEREDGSFDWTSAVGQIDAAVRGGTQVIWDLCHYGWPEHLDIWSPGFPQRFARYAARAAALIRERCPGTPFYCPVNELSYWAWAGGEMNHFAPCGTGRGDELKRQLAACTVAAIEAIRQVDVRARFVLADPMIRVATATPEDRAAAHHCTLAQYQGWDMVRGSMAPELGGATEYLDIIGVNFYPHNQWYLNGPTIHRDTPGYLPLRDMLARVHARYERPILIAETGAEGERRAGWLRYVCDETAAAMAQGLPILGICLYPITDYPGWEDDRHCPTGLLGFADAEGRRPVDMATATELFRQQRRFRELSEAPVPVPVEASKRAH